TCGAACTCCGCCAGCAGGTCCGTCATCGCCTGCTGGGCCTCGCCCTTGGACAGCTTGCGGGCCGGCGGCCCGGCCGGCCGGGCGCCAAGGGGCAGGATCGTGCGGACCTCCGGGAGGGCCTGCTCCGGGTCGATCCACTCCTGACCGTCGTCGTCCAGCACATCGCTGTCGTCGTCCACGTCGTCCTCCTCGGTGAGGTAGAGCGGCCCGTCCTCCTCGTCCCACCCCTCCAGACCCGGCTGCCCGGTCTGGACCGGGGCCGCGGGTGCGGTGGGGAGGGGGTGGCGGGTGCGCTTGGTGAACGCGGGCCCGGCGGCCTTGGCGGCGGCGCCGGCGGTGACCGGGTCGCAGGCGGAGCGGACGTCGGCGAAGGTGACGGCGGCCCAGTGCAGGTAGTCGGTGGGGGTGAGGTAGGAGCGGGCGGGGGTGGCCCAGAACGTCTCCGGGACGCCGTTGGCGACCAGGTAGGAGTAGCCGGGCTTCTTGTCCTTCCAGGTGTGCGGCGCGGCGCCTGCGTCGAGGGCTTCGTCGGGGAGGGCGAATCCGGCGTCCCGCTCGTCGCGGACTCCGAACACCCAGCTGGAGCCGAACGAGGCGCGGGAGTCGGTGGAGACCTGGGTGCCGGAGGCGCGTTGGAGGGAGATAACCAGGGAGATTCCGGCGGAGCGAGCTTCCTGGGCGATGCCGGTGAACACGTCGTCGTCGGTCTCGCGGATGGTCTTGGCGGCCTCCTCGAACCACGCGACCAGGTACGGCATCCCCGGGGAGCCGTCGGCCTGCGTCTCGGCGCAGGCGGGTTCCCACTGTTTGTAGCCGTACTTCGCGAGCCACGCCGTGCGGGCGGGGATGGAGGCGCGCAGGGCCTCGATCATGGCCTTGGTGGAGTTCATGTCGAGTGCCGCCCAATCCAGGGAGGGCAGCAGCGGGCCGAGGGTCTGTTCGGCCTTGGCGGGGTCGGACGCCCACACGATGACGTCGCGGCGGGTGACGACCTCGCCGAGGACGGTGATCCCGCCCTCGGACTTTCCCGACCCGGTCATCCCCATGACGATCAGGTGCATCGCGTTGCGCCCGGCCTGCGGGTCGCCGGGGAACCACAGCATCGCCGGGGTGCCGTCCTCGTAGATCCCGACCACGATCGGGTCCGCGATCGACCCGCCCGCGTGGGACGGCCCGGGGAAGGCGACGGTGTTCTTGAGCAGGTCGTTGGGGACGACGGTGATCGACGCCCGGGAGGAGTCGTCCGGGTCGGTGGTCATCCGCACCGCGTTCTTGGCGACCTTGAACGCCCCGGCCAGGCGGGGCAGGGCCTTGGCCACGTCGTCGGGGGTGAGTTCCCCGGGTGGGAGCTGGAGGTCGAACGTCGCCTTGTTCGGTGCGACCTTGGCACTGGTGACCATGGTCTTGGCGAGCCCGACCTTCTCCAGCAGGCCCTTGTCCGCGCTGGCGGTCTGGCCGTCGGCGTTGACCCGCAGGATCTGGCGGATGTTCCAGGTGGCGGCGAGCGCGGGGGCGCCGATCAGGTAGAGGCTGCCGAGGGGGCCGGCGGCCGGGCCGGCGAGGGCCGCCGCCGTGAACCACGAGGTCCCGGCGGCGACCGTGATCGCCGAGTGCAACCGCCGCTGCTGGGTGGTCGACTTCCCCGCCCACCACGTCGCGACGGTGAGGCCGACGGAGGCGAGGGTGAGTCCAGCGGACGCCGCCGCCGACCCGCCCCACATGCCGTAGGCGGGCAGGGAGAGGACACCGGTTCCGCCGGCGAGCAGCCACGGCGGCAGGTAGGGCTTGGCGCGGTCGAGCAGGTACTCACCCACCCCACCGCCGCCCCGGCCGTAAGCGCCCTGCTGGCCGGGCTGGTTGGGGTCGAGGTGGAGCGGGTGGGCCATGTTGTTGCTGCCGGACACGTGCGACCTCCTTCAGGTCGAGGCGGGCGGGTCAGCCGCCGAAGTCGAAGGACCGGCGCTGCGGGCGGGGGCGGCCGGAGCGGTTCAGCTCCGGGTCGAACTCGCGTTGGAACGAGGCGTAGGTGCGGG
The sequence above is drawn from the Kitasatospora sp. NBC_00315 genome and encodes:
- the traB gene encoding plasmid transfer protein TraB encodes the protein MSGSNNMAHPLHLDPNQPGQQGAYGRGGGGVGEYLLDRAKPYLPPWLLAGGTGVLSLPAYGMWGGSAAASAGLTLASVGLTVATWWAGKSTTQQRRLHSAITVAAGTSWFTAAALAGPAAGPLGSLYLIGAPALAATWNIRQILRVNADGQTASADKGLLEKVGLAKTMVTSAKVAPNKATFDLQLPPGELTPDDVAKALPRLAGAFKVAKNAVRMTTDPDDSSRASITVVPNDLLKNTVAFPGPSHAGGSIADPIVVGIYEDGTPAMLWFPGDPQAGRNAMHLIVMGMTGSGKSEGGITVLGEVVTRRDVIVWASDPAKAEQTLGPLLPSLDWAALDMNSTKAMIEALRASIPARTAWLAKYGYKQWEPACAETQADGSPGMPYLVAWFEEAAKTIRETDDDVFTGIAQEARSAGISLVISLQRASGTQVSTDSRASFGSSWVFGVRDERDAGFALPDEALDAGAAPHTWKDKKPGYSYLVANGVPETFWATPARSYLTPTDYLHWAAVTFADVRSACDPVTAGAAAKAAGPAFTKRTRHPLPTAPAAPVQTGQPGLEGWDEEDGPLYLTEEDDVDDDSDVLDDDGQEWIDPEQALPEVRTILPLGARPAGPPARKLSKGEAQQAMTDLLAEFEDEGRTEVAPADFMEHCDRFGRSRSWVSGEVSAMVLAGRLRETEEAGRYEIVPANQYAA